The Aspergillus luchuensis IFO 4308 DNA, chromosome 6, nearly complete sequence genome segment AGGATTAGTCAAATAGTCGCCTACTCGGTCGGTAACCTGCagtatccatccatccatccatcatccatccatccatccatccggaAAAAAACCACAGTAGCACCGCACCGGCACCACTCTGTAGCTGCCATGCAAGCAAAGCTCAATTctgcaaagaaaaaaaaggagacaAGCgacggagagaagaagaagaagaagaacggggGGAAATAAAATCCAGCCACAGTTGCACAAGGGTATGCATAGTGGTAGATCATACCGTGTGCCCGAGGTTTTGACACAATCCGGATTGCTATATTCATGCCGATGATTTGAAGTAACCTGGAcattgactactactacttcgtACCCAGTGTCGCACACGGCCGAGAAGAGCGTTCGTTCATGCAGTGTACGGC includes the following:
- a CDS encoding uncharacterized protein (TransMembrane:2 (i29-50o56-82i)), whose product is MSRLLQIIGMNIAIRIVSKPRAHGMIYHYAYPCATVAGFYFPPFFFFFFSPSLVSFFFFAELSFACMAATEWCRCGATVVFFRMDGWMDDGWMDGYCRLPTE